A single region of the Planctomycetia bacterium genome encodes:
- a CDS encoding FAD-dependent oxidoreductase has product MRSIRNGSSLPGSSASRPTSPGPAHRACSVYSSPPTFDVRRQSCLIIGAGQCGARAALALRAHDPSRHILLIGEESALPYERPPLSKAVLCGTAEPNAGELYREEELREARINLALDVRVAAVNLDESRVQLVDGRSYLFDDLILATGASARTLDVLTPGMPGVHYLRDKGDAARLRGALLPGAEILVVGGGFLGLEIAASASQCGCRVTVVECGRQLLGRAASLLAAQQLQDKHAERGVSIHLRCQLRRAESRKSGKWRVELSDGTALCPHAIVVAIGSVANDQLARAAGLICNDGVAVNASGRSSHPHVFAAGDVACRVTRWRDSPMRFESWDNAEESAKVVSAAVAGTPPPLEPVPYFWTDQYDVTYQLLGLPTEAPQQRVERNADGSVRTIQHLNDEGQLQFAELINAARERRALTRLIEQAYTHTAHRNAS; this is encoded by the coding sequence ATGAGGAGTATTCGGAATGGTTCTTCGCTGCCCGGTTCGTCGGCCTCCCGGCCGACCTCTCCTGGCCCAGCGCACCGCGCATGTTCGGTGTACAGTTCACCGCCGACTTTTGATGTGCGCAGGCAGTCGTGTCTGATCATCGGCGCAGGCCAGTGCGGAGCACGTGCCGCACTGGCCTTGCGCGCTCATGACCCCTCGAGGCACATACTTCTGATTGGAGAAGAGTCTGCGCTGCCTTACGAGCGCCCGCCCCTGTCTAAGGCCGTATTGTGTGGAACGGCGGAGCCCAACGCTGGCGAGCTGTACCGGGAAGAAGAGTTGAGAGAAGCGCGGATCAATCTGGCGCTCGATGTGCGCGTCGCCGCAGTGAATCTCGACGAATCTCGAGTGCAACTTGTGGATGGCCGCAGCTACCTTTTTGACGATCTGATTCTGGCCACCGGAGCATCGGCGCGCACCCTCGATGTGTTGACTCCCGGAATGCCTGGCGTGCACTACCTTCGTGACAAGGGCGACGCTGCTCGTTTGCGTGGGGCGTTGCTTCCTGGCGCTGAAATTCTAGTGGTGGGCGGGGGCTTTCTGGGGCTGGAAATCGCCGCGTCGGCTAGCCAATGCGGGTGCCGTGTTACCGTCGTCGAGTGTGGCCGGCAGCTACTGGGGCGCGCCGCGTCCTTGCTTGCGGCGCAACAGCTGCAAGACAAACACGCTGAGCGGGGCGTTTCAATTCATCTGCGGTGTCAGCTGCGACGCGCGGAATCTCGGAAGAGCGGGAAATGGCGAGTTGAGCTTTCCGACGGAACCGCGCTGTGTCCCCATGCCATTGTGGTCGCAATCGGGTCGGTAGCCAACGATCAGCTCGCGCGAGCGGCGGGCCTGATTTGCAACGATGGCGTTGCGGTCAATGCAAGTGGCCGCAGTTCGCATCCGCACGTTTTTGCAGCGGGTGATGTCGCCTGTCGAGTCACCCGATGGCGCGATTCGCCGATGCGTTTCGAGTCGTGGGACAATGCGGAGGAGTCCGCGAAGGTCGTCAGCGCCGCGGTGGCCGGCACTCCACCGCCCTTGGAGCCGGTACCGTACTTCTGGACGGATCAGTATGACGTCACCTATCAACTGCTCGGATTGCCTACTGAGGCGCCGCAGCAGCGTGTCGAGCGCAATGCCGACGGCAGCGTGCGCACGATCCAGCACTTGAACGACGAAGGGCAGCTGCAGTTCGCCGAGCTGATCAACGCAGCGCGCGAGAGGCGAGCCCTGACGCGATTGATCGAGCAAGCTTACACTCACACAGCTCACCGAAACGCATCATGA